A stretch of the Malus domestica chromosome 08, GDT2T_hap1 genome encodes the following:
- the LOC139198139 gene encoding uncharacterized mitochondrial protein AtMg00810-like, whose product MEKLMALIIYVDDMIITGDDKKEISRLKDYLATEFKMKDLGGLKYFLGIEVARSKQGIFLSQRKYVINLLPETGMLDCKPADTPIVQNHNLAMHPDQVPTNRDRYQGLVGRLIYLSHTRLDIAYAVSVVSQFMHSPSEAHMGAVERILRYLKSSPGRGIMFSKNDHCQIEGYTDADWAGNVTDRRSTSGYFTFVGGNLVTWRSKKQKVVALSSAEVEYRGMAKGVCELLWLRRLLGELGYPSNSTSDLFCDNKAAINISHNPIQHDHIKHMEVDRHFIKEKLDENIIQFPFVKSEDQLANILTKVVASQAFYNSLVKLGMNDIYAPT is encoded by the coding sequence CTTATCATCTATGTGGACGATATGATTATTACGGGTGACGACAAAAAGGAAATCTCAAGGCTCAAAGATTACCTAGCAACTGAGTTcaagatgaaagatcttggtggTTTGAAATATTTCTTAGGGATAGAAGTAGCTCGATCTAAACAGGGTATATTTCTGTCTCAAAGAAAATATGTTATAAACTTATTACCTGAAACCGGAATGCTTGATTGTAAACCGGCTGACACCCCTATAGTCCAAAATCACAATCTTGCCATGCACCCTGATCAAGTTCCCACTAACAGAGATCGTTATCAAGGGTTAGTTGGGAGGTTAATTTATTTATCTCACACCAGGCTTGATATTGCATATGCGGTAAGTGTTgttagtcaatttatgcattctcCGAGTGAGGCACATATGGGTGCGGTTGAACGCATCCTACGATACCTAAAGTCCTCACCGGGTAGAGGCATCATGTTTTCCAAGAATGATCATTGCCAAATAGAAGGTTACAccgatgcagattgggcaggcaACGTTACTGATCGTCGGTCCACATCTGGTTACTTTACATTTGTGGGAGGAAACTTAGTGACTTGGCGGAGTAAGAAACAGAAAGTGGTTGCTTTATCAAGTGCAGAGGTAGAATACAGGGGTATGGCAAAAGGAGTATGTGAACTATTATGGCTTCGGAGGTTACTTGGTGAACTCGGGTATCCTTCGAATTCAACCTCggatttattttgtgataataaagcaGCTATCAATATCTCACATAACCCAATTCAACATGATCACATAAAACACATGGAAGTTGACAGACACTTCATTAAGGAGAAGTTGGATGAGAATATTATTCAATTCCCGTTTGTAAAGTCAGAGGATCAATTGGCGAATATCTTAACTAAAGTTGTTGCAAGTCAAGCGTTCTACAACTCTcttgtcaagttgggcatgaACGACatttatgcaccaacttga